In one Enterobacteriaceae endosymbiont of Donacia thalassina genomic region, the following are encoded:
- a CDS encoding Do family serine endopeptidase encodes MKKCKIFFYTFFFITMLVLTHNNVNAKLLPFYLTKKNNNKSLPSLSKILSKVTPAVVTINVQGSTFVSQFRLPPKIQEYLNDHFSLCKIGSPYENTPICGNNNNVLEQKFHSIGSGVIINPKKGMIITNNHVIDHANYISVELNNGKTYEAKIIGQDPQMDIALIQIKDKTANLKSLKIANSDNLKVGDYTLAIGNPYGLGETVTSGIISALGRTGLNIENFENFIQTDAAINRGSSGGALVNLNGDLIGINTAILTPNEGNIGIGFAIPSNTVISLVNQFIKFGKVKRGSLGIYGVELTPQLAKIMNISNISKGIFIRDIISSKNNKLQPGDIIITLNGKQIDNYALLKARISIFMQGTIIKLGIIRKGVFKSIKIKLNDYCNDNSLEKNMMYYGIEGGYLSNIDLKSKNIFFKKGKNTAVKIIKVIPNSPAAIIGLKKDDVILSINRKRMTSIKSVKKILDKHPILILLYILRGTKKLYLMN; translated from the coding sequence ATGAAAAAATGCAAAATATTTTTTTATACATTTTTTTTTATTACTATGTTAGTACTAACACATAATAATGTTAATGCTAAACTATTACCATTTTATTTAACAAAAAAAAATAATAATAAATCTTTACCAAGTTTATCAAAAATATTATCAAAAGTTACTCCTGCAGTTGTTACTATTAATGTACAAGGAAGTACTTTTGTATCACAATTTCGATTACCTCCTAAAATACAAGAATATTTAAATGATCATTTTTCATTATGTAAAATAGGATCACCATATGAAAATACTCCTATTTGTGGAAATAATAATAATGTTCTTGAACAAAAATTTCATTCAATTGGATCTGGTGTTATCATAAATCCTAAAAAAGGGATGATTATTACTAATAATCATGTTATTGATCATGCTAATTATATTTCAGTTGAATTAAATAATGGTAAAACTTATGAAGCTAAAATTATAGGACAAGATCCACAAATGGATATAGCTTTAATTCAAATTAAAGATAAAACAGCAAATTTAAAAAGTCTTAAAATAGCTAATTCTGATAATTTAAAAGTAGGTGATTATACCCTAGCTATAGGTAATCCATACGGGTTAGGTGAGACTGTTACATCAGGTATTATTTCTGCACTAGGACGTACAGGACTTAATATTGAAAATTTTGAAAATTTTATACAAACAGATGCAGCAATTAATCGTGGTAGTTCTGGAGGAGCATTAGTTAATTTAAATGGAGATTTAATCGGAATAAATACTGCTATTTTAACTCCTAATGAGGGTAATATTGGGATTGGTTTTGCTATACCCAGCAACACTGTTATAAGTTTAGTTAATCAATTTATTAAATTTGGTAAAGTTAAAAGAGGTTCTCTAGGAATTTATGGAGTAGAACTTACTCCTCAATTAGCTAAAATCATGAATATCTCTAATATTAGTAAAGGTATTTTTATACGTGATATTATATCATCCAAAAATAATAAATTACAACCTGGGGATATTATTATTACATTAAATGGTAAACAAATTGATAATTATGCTTTATTAAAAGCAAGAATAAGCATTTTTATGCAAGGTACAATTATTAAATTAGGAATTATAAGAAAAGGTGTTTTTAAAAGTATAAAAATAAAATTAAATGATTATTGTAATGATAATTCTCTTGAAAAAAATATGATGTATTATGGAATAGAAGGAGGATATTTAAGTAATATTGATTTAAAAAGTAAAAATATATTTTTTAAAAAAGGTAAAAATACTGCTGTTAAAATTATAAAAGTAATTCCTAATTCTCCTGCAGCAATAATAGGCTTAAAAAAAGATGATGTAATATTATCAATTAATAGAAAACGTATGACTAGTATAAAAAGTGTAAAGAAAATACTAGATAAACATCCAATATTAATACTCTTATATATTTTAAGAGGAACAAAAAAATTATATTTAATGAATTAA
- the lysS gene encoding lysine--tRNA ligase, whose protein sequence is MSENKKNINNNEIKFRHKKLAELRENNNITFPNNFKINISLNEIYEKYNYETNFLNKKIFHIAGRIVNLRIMGKASFINIQDYTRKIQIYISQNGVSLKEYKKFLDTYDLGDIIGVVGYIFKTKTNILSIFCQKIFLLTKSIRPLPDKYHGLQNKEIKYRKRYLDLIVNKKTRYIFQKRTQIIFNIRNFMNKQGFIEVETPMIHNIPGGALARPFVTYHNTYNKNMYLRIAPELYLKRLIIGGFNKIFEINKNFRNEGISTQHNPEFTMMELYITYSDYKDLMILFEKLFKKIYKIIFKNYLLKYNNYTFDLNKKFNKLTMKESIIYFYPNFSLENLEDNKELIQIANLLNVEINKNWSKGKIISEIFEEKITKKIIEPTFITEYPIEISPLSRNNDINTSITDRFEFFICGMEIANGFSELNDPEEQKKRFKEQQNIKNIDNNKNIYENFYDQEYIDALEHGLPPTAGLGIGIDRLIMLFTNTKSIRDVILFPMLRSI, encoded by the coding sequence ATGTCCGAAAATAAAAAAAATATTAATAATAATGAAATAAAATTTCGACATAAAAAATTAGCAGAATTAAGAGAAAATAATAATATAACTTTTCCTAATAATTTTAAAATTAATATTTCATTAAATGAAATATATGAAAAATATAATTACGAAACTAATTTTTTAAATAAAAAAATATTTCATATTGCAGGTAGAATAGTAAATTTAAGAATTATGGGAAAAGCATCTTTTATCAATATTCAAGATTATACAAGAAAAATACAAATTTATATATCTCAAAATGGAGTTTCTTTAAAAGAATATAAAAAATTTTTAGATACATATGATCTTGGAGATATTATAGGTGTAGTTGGTTATATTTTTAAAACAAAAACAAATATTTTGTCTATTTTTTGTCAAAAAATTTTTTTATTAACAAAATCAATTAGACCATTACCAGATAAATATCATGGTTTACAAAATAAAGAAATAAAATATAGAAAAAGATATTTAGATTTAATTGTTAATAAAAAAACACGTTATATTTTTCAAAAAAGAACTCAAATTATATTTAATATTCGTAATTTTATGAATAAACAAGGTTTTATAGAAGTAGAAACCCCTATGATACATAATATCCCCGGAGGGGCTTTAGCTAGACCATTTGTAACATATCATAATACTTATAATAAAAATATGTATTTACGTATTGCTCCAGAACTTTATTTAAAACGTCTTATAATTGGAGGTTTTAATAAAATTTTTGAAATTAATAAAAATTTTAGAAATGAGGGGATCTCAACACAACATAATCCTGAATTTACTATGATGGAATTATATATAACATATTCTGATTATAAAGATTTAATGATTCTATTTGAAAAATTATTTAAAAAAATATATAAAATAATATTTAAAAATTATTTATTAAAATATAATAATTATACTTTTGATTTAAATAAAAAATTTAATAAATTAACAATGAAAGAATCTATTATATATTTTTATCCTAATTTTTCTTTAGAAAATTTAGAAGATAATAAAGAATTAATACAAATTGCTAATTTGTTAAATGTTGAAATAAATAAAAATTGGAGTAAAGGTAAAATTATTTCTGAAATTTTTGAAGAAAAAATTACAAAAAAAATTATAGAACCTACATTTATTACAGAATATCCTATTGAAATTTCTCCATTATCCAGGAATAATGATATAAATACATCCATAACTGATAGATTTGAATTTTTTATTTGTGGAATGGAAATAGCAAATGGTTTTTCTGAACTTAATGATCCTGAAGAACAAAAAAAAAGATTTAAAGAACAACAAAATATAAAAAATATAGATAATAATAAAAATATTTATGAAAATTTTTATGATCAAGAATATATAGATGCATTAGAACATGGACTTCCTCCTACTGCAGGATTAGGTATAGGTATAGATAGATTAATTATGTTATTTACTAATACAAAATCAATTAGAGATGTAATTTTATTTCCAATGTTAAGATCTATTTAA
- a CDS encoding FAD-binding oxidoreductase: MTEWSIGKIKNIKYWTKDLFSIILNAKINNFFAGQFTKLAIEINGKKIKRAYSFINSPKNQNYEFYISNIRKGQLSPYLYNLKINDKIFISKNSSGIFILNNIKSCENLWMFSTGTGIGPYLSILQDGICFKKFSKIILVHSVRYIKDFSYLNLLKKIKQNYFNKLIIQIVLTRKININENILYGYIPDLLKNKKLEKKIGIKINTENSHVMLCGNPKMIKQTRNFLEKNRNLSQNLRNKNGNITFEKYW; this comes from the coding sequence ATGACAGAATGGAGTATAGGTAAAATAAAAAACATAAAATATTGGACAAAAGATTTATTTAGTATTATTTTAAATGCAAAAATTAATAATTTTTTTGCAGGTCAATTTACAAAATTAGCTATAGAAATTAATGGTAAAAAAATAAAAAGAGCATATTCTTTTATTAATTCTCCTAAAAATCAGAATTATGAATTTTATATTTCTAATATTAGAAAAGGTCAATTAAGTCCATATTTATATAATTTAAAAATTAATGATAAAATTTTTATTTCTAAAAATTCATCAGGTATTTTTATTTTAAATAATATTAAATCTTGTGAAAATTTATGGATGTTTTCAACAGGAACAGGTATAGGACCTTATCTTTCAATATTACAAGATGGTATATGTTTTAAAAAATTTTCAAAAATAATTTTAGTTCATTCTGTTAGATATATAAAAGATTTTAGTTATTTAAATTTATTAAAAAAAATAAAACAAAATTATTTTAATAAATTAATCATTCAAATTGTTTTAACTAGAAAAATTAATATAAATGAAAATATTTTATATGGTTATATTCCTGATTTATTAAAAAATAAAAAATTAGAAAAAAAAATTGGCATAAAAATTAATACTGAAAACAGTCATGTAATGTTATGTGGTAATCCAAAAATGATTAAACAAACACGAAATTTTTTAGAAAAAAATAGAAATTTATCTCAAAATTTAAGAAATAAAAATGGTAATATAACATTTGAAAAATATTGGTAA
- a CDS encoding branched-chain amino acid transaminase has translation MSIKKADFIWLNGNIIKWEDAKISVMTHALHYGTSVFEGIRCYKSHKGPAIFRHKDHINRLYNSAKIYRFPLKFTIQEIMNAIHIIININKLDEAYIRILVFIGDVGLGINPPKNYYTDIMISAFPWKDYLGNNAKKNGINTMISSWNRIKPNTIPSLAKAGGNYLSSLLIGSEARRNGYDEGIALDSFGFVSEGAGENIFQIKNNILFTPPLNSSILPGITRDSVLKIAKNLNLKIKECLILRESLYLSDEIFLTGTAAEITPVCSVDNILINNGKRGRVTKNIQKEFLYLFEGKIKDKWNWLDYIKK, from the coding sequence ATGTCTATAAAAAAAGCAGATTTTATTTGGTTAAACGGTAATATTATAAAATGGGAAGATGCTAAAATTAGTGTTATGACTCATGCATTACATTATGGAACATCTGTTTTTGAAGGCATTAGATGTTATAAATCACATAAAGGACCAGCTATTTTTCGTCATAAAGATCATATTAATCGTTTATATAATTCTGCTAAAATTTATCGTTTTCCATTAAAATTTACTATACAAGAAATAATGAATGCTATTCATATTATAATAAATATTAATAAATTAGATGAAGCTTATATTAGAATTTTAGTATTTATAGGAGATGTAGGTTTAGGTATTAATCCACCTAAAAATTATTATACAGACATAATGATTAGTGCATTTCCATGGAAAGATTATCTTGGTAATAATGCAAAAAAAAATGGTATTAATACAATGATATCTTCATGGAATAGAATAAAACCTAATACTATACCTAGTTTAGCAAAAGCAGGAGGTAATTATTTATCTTCTTTATTAATTGGAAGTGAAGCACGTAGAAATGGATATGATGAAGGAATTGCTTTAGATAGTTTTGGTTTTGTTTCAGAGGGAGCTGGTGAAAATATTTTTCAAATTAAAAATAATATTTTATTTACTCCCCCACTAAATTCATCAATCCTCCCAGGAATTACTAGAGATTCAGTTTTAAAAATAGCTAAAAATCTTAATTTAAAAATAAAAGAATGTTTAATTTTAAGAGAATCTTTATATTTATCTGATGAAATATTTTTAACAGGAACAGCAGCTGAAATTACTCCTGTATGTAGTGTAGATAATATATTAATTAATAATGGAAAAAGAGGAAGAGTTACAAAAAATATACAAAAAGAATTTTTATATTTATTTGAAGGGAAAATAAAAGATAAATGGAATTGGTTAGATTATATTAAAAAATAA
- the prfB gene encoding peptide chain release factor 2 (programmed frameshift) — protein sequence MLEINLIKNKLKEIKKKNIFIRGFLNYSKYKKKLLIIKNKLKNPIFWNNFRYINILNKKKINIENLLLSLDNINQEIIDIYELINLAIDTNDKIILKESIKILFNIQNKINILEFKKIFVQKNDKKNCFIDIQSGSGGIESQDWAKIIMNMYLKWAEKKNFQVLIINKSPGEIIGIKSSTLHIIGDYAYGWLRTENGIHRLVRKSPFSSSGRRHTSFVSTFIYPEIKENMNISINSDDLRIDVYRASGSGGQHINRTESAVRITHIPTGLVTQCQNNRSQHKNKSQAMKQIKFKLYELQNKLKQKIQKNIEKKKFNISWGYQIRSYILDNSRIKDIRTGIESNDIQSVLNGNLDKFIQASLKLGL from the exons ATGTTAGAAATTAACTTAATAAAAAATAAATTAAAAGAAATAAAAAAAAAAAATATTTTTATTAGGGGGTTTCTT AATTATTCAAAATATAAAAAAAAATTATTAATTATAAAAAATAAACTTAAAAATCCTATTTTTTGGAATAATTTTCGTTATATAAATATTCTAAATAAAAAAAAAATAAATATAGAAAATTTATTATTATCTTTAGATAATATTAATCAAGAAATTATTGATATTTATGAATTAATTAATTTAGCTATTGATACTAATGATAAAATAATATTAAAAGAATCAATAAAAATATTATTTAATATACAAAATAAAATAAATATTTTAGAATTTAAAAAAATTTTTGTTCAAAAAAATGATAAAAAAAACTGTTTTATTGATATACAATCTGGTTCAGGAGGTATTGAATCTCAAGATTGGGCAAAAATAATTATGAATATGTATTTAAAATGGGCAGAAAAAAAAAATTTTCAAGTTTTGATAATAAATAAATCTCCAGGAGAAATTATAGGAATTAAATCATCAACATTACATATTATAGGTGATTATGCTTATGGTTGGTTACGTACAGAAAATGGTATTCATCGTTTAGTTAGAAAAAGTCCTTTTAGTTCTTCTGGGCGAAGACATACATCTTTTGTTTCAACTTTTATATATCCAGAAATTAAAGAAAATATGAATATATCTATTAATTCTGATGATTTACGTATTGATGTATATAGAGCATCTGGTTCAGGAGGACAACATATAAATCGTACTGAATCTGCTGTACGTATTACACATATTCCTACTGGATTAGTTACACAATGTCAAAATAATAGGTCACAACATAAAAATAAAAGTCAAGCAATGAAACAAATAAAATTTAAATTATATGAATTACAAAATAAATTAAAACAAAAGATACAAAAAAATATAGAAAAAAAAAAATTTAATATTAGCTGGGGATATCAAATACGTTCTTATATATTAGATAATTCAAGAATTAAAGATATAAGAACAGGTATAGAAAGTAATGACATACAATCTGTACTTAATGGTAATCTAGATAAATTTATTCAAGCTAGTCTAAAATTAGGTTTATAA
- the tpiA gene encoding triose-phosphate isomerase: MKKFLIIANWKLNGNFNFIDKNINLIKEKINNSLYFCNLSIAPPYVYLNYINNLLKKTSISLTAQNVDIHIKGSFTGEISIKMLKDVGVKYVIIGHSERRLFHNENNNFVSKKFFLIKKYGLIPILCLGETEEQKKNNQAEKIVIKQINDIIENNNIDILNKIIIAYEPVWAIGSGKNANIDEIQKIVLFIKNYLISLNTKIVENIYFIYGGSVNNSNIDIFFKKNIINGFLIGKASLEAEKFISLIKKTKKYLVN; this comes from the coding sequence ATGAAAAAATTTTTAATTATTGCTAATTGGAAATTAAATGGTAATTTTAATTTTATAGATAAAAATATTAATTTGATTAAAGAAAAAATAAATAATTCTTTATATTTTTGTAATTTATCTATAGCACCTCCTTATGTATATTTAAATTATATAAATAATTTATTAAAAAAAACATCTATATCTTTAACTGCACAAAATGTTGATATTCATATAAAAGGATCTTTTACAGGTGAAATATCAATTAAAATGTTAAAAGATGTTGGAGTAAAATATGTTATAATTGGACATTCAGAAAGAAGATTATTTCATAATGAAAATAATAATTTTGTTTCAAAAAAATTTTTTTTAATTAAAAAATATGGATTAATTCCAATTTTATGTTTAGGAGAAACAGAAGAACAAAAAAAAAATAATCAAGCAGAAAAAATTGTTATTAAACAAATTAATGATATTATAGAAAATAATAATATTGATATTTTAAATAAAATTATTATAGCTTATGAACCTGTTTGGGCAATTGGATCAGGCAAAAATGCCAATATAGATGAGATACAAAAAATTGTATTATTTATTAAAAATTATTTAATATCTTTAAATACTAAAATAGTAGAAAACATATATTTTATATATGGTGGTTCTGTTAATAATTCTAATATAGATATTTTCTTTAAAAAAAATATTATTAATGGTTTTTTAATAGGGAAAGCTTCTTTAGAAGCAGAGAAATTTATATCTTTAATTAAAAAAACAAAAAAATATTTAGTTAATTAA
- the ilvG gene encoding acetolactate synthase 2 catalytic subunit: protein MNGAQCIIQELKKQNVKTVFGYPGGAIMPLYDALYDGDIDHVLCRHEQGAAIAAIGYARATGKAGVCIATSGPGATNLITGIADAMVDSVPLIAITGQVSLPLIGTDAFQEIDIIGMSLSCTKHSFLITSPLELSSIIEKAFFIALSDRPGPVLIDIPKDIQLSNLPKKIKLKKRTFFFVEKKKYSKKKIKKANFLLKKSNMPILYIGGGVNIGNAVNTLRKFVNNSKIPTVVTLKGLGTIDSKNPYYLGMLGMHGNKAANYTVQKCDLLIAVGARFDDRVTGNIKKFAPYANIIHMDIDPAEINKICQVNVELLGNLNYLIPLLAIPQNILKWQNYIKKIKKKYTHKYNFFTKKKKIYAPFLLKKLSDIKNKNTIITTDVGQHQMWTAQHITFSNPKNFITSSGLGTMGFGLPAAIGAQIAKPNNNVICISGDGSFIMNIQELSTIKRKNLPIKIILLDNKRLGMVRQWQQLFFQKRYSETTLYDNPDFIKLAKSFGISGHSISYTNQINTSLKKIFSINKPYILHVLINEYDNVWPLVPPGYSNDNMMEKN from the coding sequence ATGAATGGAGCACAATGTATAATTCAAGAATTAAAAAAACAAAATGTTAAAACAGTATTTGGATATCCTGGCGGAGCTATTATGCCTCTTTATGATGCATTATATGACGGAGATATAGATCATGTTTTATGCCGACATGAACAAGGAGCCGCTATAGCAGCAATTGGATATGCTAGAGCTACTGGAAAAGCAGGAGTATGTATTGCTACCTCAGGTCCTGGAGCTACTAATTTAATAACAGGTATTGCAGATGCAATGGTAGATTCAGTTCCTCTTATTGCAATTACTGGACAAGTATCTCTCCCATTAATTGGTACTGATGCTTTTCAAGAAATAGATATTATAGGAATGTCTTTATCATGTACTAAACATAGTTTTTTAATAACTTCACCATTAGAATTATCTTCTATTATAGAAAAAGCTTTTTTTATAGCATTATCAGATAGACCAGGTCCTGTATTAATAGATATACCAAAAGATATACAATTATCTAATTTACCAAAAAAAATAAAATTAAAAAAAAGAACATTTTTTTTTGTAGAAAAAAAAAAATATTCCAAAAAAAAAATCAAAAAAGCTAATTTTTTGTTAAAAAAATCTAATATGCCTATATTATATATAGGAGGAGGAGTTAATATAGGTAATGCAGTTAATACATTAAGAAAGTTTGTTAATAATTCTAAAATACCTACTGTTGTAACTCTGAAAGGATTAGGTACTATTGATAGTAAAAATCCTTATTATTTAGGTATGTTAGGTATGCATGGAAATAAGGCAGCTAATTATACTGTTCAAAAATGTGATTTGTTAATAGCTGTTGGGGCTAGGTTTGATGATAGAGTAACAGGTAATATAAAAAAATTTGCTCCATATGCTAATATTATTCATATGGATATAGACCCAGCTGAAATTAACAAAATTTGCCAAGTAAATGTAGAATTATTAGGTAATTTAAATTATTTAATTCCCTTATTAGCAATTCCTCAAAATATTTTAAAATGGCAAAATTATATAAAAAAAATAAAAAAAAAATATACTCATAAATATAATTTTTTTACAAAAAAAAAAAAAATTTATGCTCCTTTTTTACTTAAAAAATTATCAGATATTAAAAATAAGAATACAATTATTACTACTGATGTAGGACAACATCAAATGTGGACTGCACAACATATAACTTTTTCTAATCCTAAAAATTTTATTACTTCTAGTGGATTAGGAACAATGGGTTTTGGATTACCAGCTGCTATTGGTGCACAAATTGCAAAACCTAATAATAATGTTATATGTATTTCAGGTGATGGTTCTTTTATAATGAATATCCAAGAATTAAGTACAATTAAAAGAAAAAATTTACCTATAAAAATTATATTATTAGATAATAAAAGATTAGGTATGGTACGACAATGGCAACAACTCTTTTTTCAAAAAAGATATAGTGAAACTACTTTATATGATAATCCAGATTTTATAAAATTAGCAAAATCGTTTGGAATATCAGGTCATAGTATTAGTTATACTAATCAAATTAATACAAGTTTAAAAAAAATATTTTCTATAAACAAACCTTATATATTACATGTTTTAATTAATGAATATGATAATGTTTGGCCATTAGTTCCACCTGGATATAGTAATGATAATATGATGGAGAAAAATTAA
- the rpiA gene encoding ribose-5-phosphate isomerase RpiA — MVNKLKDIAVKTAIKYIKDNSIIGIGSGTTISHFIDILFAKKKNIKGLVSASKISTNKLKKYNFNIYKVNKIEKIGIYFDSADEINYKMQMIKGGGAALTNEKIISSIADIFICIIDESKYVKNLGLHPVPIEIIPLAKKFIIKKLLYIGAIAKPRINTITEHGNIILDVYKLNLYNPIKIEKYINNIPGVITVGLFTQRCADIVIIGKSNNTVSVIHKKS; from the coding sequence ATGGTTAATAAATTAAAAGATATTGCAGTTAAAACTGCAATAAAATATATTAAAGATAATAGTATTATTGGAATTGGATCAGGAACAACAATATCTCATTTTATTGATATTTTATTTGCTAAAAAGAAAAATATTAAAGGTTTAGTATCAGCATCAAAAATATCTACAAATAAATTAAAAAAATATAATTTTAATATTTATAAAGTTAATAAAATAGAAAAAATTGGTATATATTTTGATAGTGCTGATGAAATTAATTATAAAATGCAAATGATAAAAGGGGGTGGGGCAGCATTAACAAATGAAAAAATTATATCTAGTATAGCAGATATATTTATTTGTATTATTGATGAATCTAAATATGTAAAAAATTTAGGATTACATCCAGTACCTATAGAAATTATTCCTTTGGCAAAAAAATTTATTATTAAAAAATTATTATATATAGGTGCTATTGCTAAACCACGTATAAATACAATTACAGAACATGGGAATATAATATTAGATGTATATAAATTAAATTTATATAATCCTATCAAAATAGAAAAATATATAAATAATATTCCTGGAGTTATAACGGTAGGTTTATTTACACAAAGATGTGCTGATATAGTTATTATAGGAAAAAGTAATAATACAGTTTCTGTAATACATAAAAAAAGTTAA
- the ilvM gene encoding acetolactate synthase 2 small subunit, with product MNKYQLFIKTNISPEISERIIRIIRHRGFLIKTININVINKLKNINFRLILRSYKSINFLIKQIRKLIDVLDIIIIS from the coding sequence ATGAATAAATATCAATTATTTATTAAAACAAATATTAGTCCTGAAATTAGTGAAAGAATAATAAGGATTATTCGTCATAGAGGATTTTTAATTAAAACAATAAATATTAATGTAATAAATAAATTAAAAAATATTAATTTTAGATTAATATTAAGAAGTTATAAATCTATAAATTTTCTAATTAAACAAATCAGGAAATTAATAGATGTACTAGATATTATAATAATATCATAA